A region of Siniperca chuatsi isolate FFG_IHB_CAS linkage group LG23, ASM2008510v1, whole genome shotgun sequence DNA encodes the following proteins:
- the LOC122871169 gene encoding G2/M phase-specific E3 ubiquitin-protein ligase-like, producing MEYRSSKSKEGQSFNFGPKGRFKPKERKHVQINVGLMVPHETDGIDLKPQRGKTLPLFADPEVAAPDLLKQAVQKMRTFNKDMHEGPYVLLYPDCSEVVHVPGSERPFKLAEYKKEIGKTYSRITFFICLEKHYKRVDDTSDSDSDSEIVITTRSTAEFNRADTLVFEPQNRSTPKLKLEDERDAPGHSSTIQPGQIVISDAEDLDPPEKNPEKTSCYSKYTDLYSPNVEQEDEEPVAVNVKNFQHTAMEETDITLPDIIANLSLPIDHKRVSRFNISRANVWDGAVRGFKRTTYSETCDMLVRFTDDTGVLEEGIDTGGPRREFLTLLMKHLKDRPIFDGPEGHRFLVYNANAVREDEYYLAGKMIAVSVVHGGPGPHFLSKDLVHYLAGQPSFKAPINLITDEEIGKALQEIENAALLDALHECMMRHSTMLQKAGCLRHVATVEEKREIVSDYLQWYVIERNSSVIDRFREGLSTLEFLTALQQHPTLLAPALSPSEKQLTAFDLEILFKPGLSPSGSNRRLKESQTMGYWADYLLDCEEGQAAVSVEDVLMFATGLSSLPPSGLEPLPQIEFLDDSAFPMANTCTNSLKLPLLDSYTLFKSQMDFGIQNSPGFGCF from the exons ATGGAGTACAGAAGCTCGAAGTCAAAAGAAGGGCAGTCTTTTAACTTTGGGCCAAAAGGAAGATTTAAgcctaaagaaagaaaacacgtCCAG ATAAATGTAGGATTGATGGTGCCGCATGAAACTGATGGAATCGATTTAAAACCTCAAAGAGGGAAAACACTCCCGTTATTTGCAGACCCGGAGGTAGCAGCACCTGATCTACTGAAACAAGCTGTACAGAAAATGAGAACATTTAACAAGGACATGCACGAAGGACCTTACGTCCTTTTGTATCCAGACTGCTCAGAGGTGGTCCATGTGCCTGGGTCAGAAAGGCCATTCAAATTGGCAgaatataaaaaggaaatagGAAAGACATATTCCAGGatcacttttttcatttgcctagaaaaacactataaaagaG tggatGATACCTcagactctgattctgattctgaaattgtCATCACAACAAGGAGCACAGCTGAATTCAATCGAGCTGACACTTTG GTTTTTGAACCACAAAATCGAAGTACTCCCAAACTCAAACTGGAAGATGAAAG AGATGCACCAGGACATTCATCAACAATTCAGCCAGGACAG atagTAATATCTGATGCTGAGGATCTGGATCCACctgaaaaaaatccagaaaaaacTTCTTGCtacag taaatacacagacCTGTATTCACCAAATGTTGAGCAAGAGGATGAAGAGCCAGTTGCTGTCAATGTGAAGAATTTCCAACACACAGCAAT GGAGGAGACGGACATTACATTACCTGACATCATAGCAAACCTGTCGCTTCCTATTGATCATAAAAGAGTCAGCCGGTTCAACATCTCAAGGGCTAATGTTTGGGATGGGGCAGTCAGAGGTTTCAAGCGTACAACATATTCTGAAACCTGTGACATGCTGGTAAGATTTACTGATGATACTGGTGTTCTGGAAGAGGGAATTGACACTGGTGGTCCAAGACGAGAGTTTTTAACTCTACTAATGAAACACCTAAAAGACCGGCCCATTTTTGATGGACCAGAAGGGCATCGATTCTTGGTCTACAATGCAAATG CTGTTAGGGAGGATGAATACTACCTGGCAGGAAAGATGATTGCTGTGTCAGTTGTGCATGGAGGTCCAGGACCCCATTTCCTGTCGAAAGATCTTGTACATTATCTTGCAGGCCAGCCTTCATTCAAAGCAccaattaatttaataactgATGAAGAAATAGGGAAAGCTTTGCAAGAG ATTGAGAATGCTGCTTTATTGGATGCTCTGCACGAATGTATGATGAGACACAGCACAATGTTACAGAAAGCAGGGTGTCTGAGACATGTGGCTACtgtggaagaaaagagagagattgtTTCAGACTACCTCCAATGGTATGTTATTGAACGGAACTCATCTGTAATTGACAG ATTCAGGGAGGGTCTTTCAACCCTGGAGTTTTTGACTGCACTACAGCAACACCCTACTTTGCTGGCCCCTGCCCTGAGCCCCTCTGAAAAGCAACTCACTGCTTTTGACCTTGAGATACTCTTCAAACCTGGCCTTAGTCCTTCGGGGAGTAATCGAAGACTTAAAGAAAGTCAAACCATGGGCTACTGGGCCGACTATCTCCTTGATTGTGAAG aAGGCCAGGCTGCTGTGTCTGTGGaagatgttttgatgtttgctACTGGGCTGTCTTCACTTCCCCCATCTGGCTTGGAACCACTGCCACAAATAGAGTTCCTGGATGACTCTGCGTTCCCAATGGCAAATACATGTACAAACTCCTTGAAATTACCACTCCTAGACTCATACACTTTGTTTAAGTCACAAATGGACTTTGGAATTCAAAATAGTCCGGGATTTGGCTGTTTTTAA